In the genome of Methanobrevibacter sp., the window AAAAAAAGAAAATAAAAATGAAAATCGGGAGAAATTCATTTTTATTAAATTTAATTAATATTCATCTTCATCATCTTTTTTCCTATAATACCCAATTCCAAACAATGCTAACAATACTAAAACACATACTATCAATGCAATAGGCATGTTAACATCTTTAGAAGCTGCAGAATTATTTTCACTAACAGAAACTTCAGAAGCTTTTCCAACATCTTCAGCTCCGGAATCTTCAGAACTTGAATCTGAACTTGGAGCATCTACATCAGTACCCACTCCTAAAGAGGAACTAACTCCAGTAGGAACTGCTTGATTGGAATCGCCAGGATTTAATGACTCCTGACTAGAAGTAGTAGTTGATGTGGTATTGGTCTCAACTGAAGAACTGTCTTCAGAATTAACTACTTTATTGCTATCGGATGTAGAATTACTATTAGAATTAGGATTTTCTGAACTGTTTATTAAGAAAGATGGGTCATAAGTTGCATTATACAATGTAGGCAATAATTTAGAGAGCAAATCTGGGTTAACATATTGTATTGCCCAATTCATTAATGCAATATTACCACAGCTACAATCACAACAGGATACACCATTTTGAACAATGGACTCTGCCCATCTATTAGCTAAATCCTGTTTTACAGAATCATCAGCATTCCAATAATCTTTACGGGCCGCATCCATCAATCTAGCATTGATTGCTTGTGCAGAATAAGGATTATTTTCTTTAAACCATTGATCAAGGCCTAAATCATATTGATCCTTAACATAATTATTGTAAATGGAATTCCATTGATTATCTGTTATTGTATTAGTAGTAACATCCCACATGAATGTATTTTCAACAAAACTAGCAAATTTGCCAGCTCCGCTTGCACCATGATCCATCATGGACCTAATCCAATCTGGGTTGTCATAAGTTGTTCTAAAGTCTTTAGCTAATGAGGATTCCAATGATTCAATATATCTATTGTTTGGATTTTCCAAATTGCTTATTAACATTAGAGGATATTCTCCTGAAGCCTGTTTAATGGCAAGCCCTAATCCTCCGAAGTATGCAGAGTAATCATCACCACTAAGCAATGTATTGGCATTCACATATCTTCTAAACATTGCAATTTGACTTTTCTCTAGATTCTTGTCATATAAATCGCTGCTAGAGACAGAATCGCCATCAGATGTGAAAACATATCCAAAAGTGTTAATAAATGAATCTGCTAATTTTTCATCGGTATCCCAAGTATTTGAATTAACAATTGCATCTTCTAATGGATTATGATGGTTTCCAGGTTTTTGTGAGAAAATTCTGGAATCCGCTAACATTCTTGCATCTTCTTCAGAATATCCTTCATCGATTAATTGTTGATATATTAAATCGGAATTAGCCTTGACTTTATTTTCTACAGATGTGTCATCAGTACTTGATGCTAACCTTACAGCTTTATCCAAAATTCCTAAAGTGTACATATATTCATTCAAATAAAGAGCTGTTGTTGTGATTAAAACATCAATTCTTGGTCTATTCATATTCTCAATGAGTTGTACCCCTGTAATGTATTTGCTAGCAGGATCCCTAATAGGTTCAACACCCATTAGATACATGATTTCAGCTTCCATAACCCCTTTATCCTGAATGGAATGGGTAGCCCAAAGCATGAATGCAATTTTATCTGGGTATTCGCCATTTTTCTCAAGGTAATTTGCAAGCATTTCATCAACTAAATCAACAGCTATATTCCAAGCCTCTTCAGTAGGCATGATTCTTGGATCAAAGGAATAAATGTTTTTACCTGTTGGATAGACATCAGGATTTATTACAGGATCGCCCATAGGACCTGTTAATACAAATCCTCCATTTAAGGCTTTGCCAATACTGTATAACTCATTATCACACTGATTTAAATAATCCTTATAAATAAGGGTCCTATTTAAGTATTCTTCAAATCCTTCTATTTCTTTTCCTAAAACAGATATTTGAGAATTTTTAGCGTCATAATCATCAAACAGCATTAACTCAAGTATTTGATAAACCTCATCATCATTTAAGTTATTTTCTTTCATAAAGTCCCTGAAATTATAACCTAACATTGATTGAATGGTATAAACAAGTTTTTCACCAGTTGGAGCAGTTCCTAAAACATGCAAACCGTTTGAAATGAAATCTGATTGAATGTCTTCCAAGTAATCATGAACCTTATCTACAAAACTGTCAAAGTCCATCAATTCCTGAGATAAATCTAATTTTAAATCGTCATTTAAGTTTAGCTCATTGAATAAATTAAGAATGGATGATTTATATTCCTCTTTGACGGCACTGTCATATGTTGACTCATACTCATCAATTTTATGAGACAATAAAGTCAGGTTTCCATATAAACCAGAAATGGTCATAGGAGGGGTAGAGTGACTAATGATAATTGCATTCTGCCTATGTTTTGGCAATCCGCTTTCTGCACCTTCAACAGTGAAGACATAGATTACAGGAATATCTTGAGAAACAATGGATGGCCAATCATTTTCACAATCTAAACCAGAAGCACTTTTTCCAGGTAACCAAGCTACAGTTCCGTGACGACCGAAATCAATTATAGCATTAGCGCCGAATTCATTTTTAAGCCAGAAATAGTAAGCTAAATATTGGTGAGTTGGTGGAACATCTCCACTATGATACAATGCTTCCTGATCTTGACTGTAACCTCTTGATGGTTCCGGAGAGATAATTATGTTTCCAAATTGTATGATAGGCAATACTAAATATTTAGTGCCATCCATTTCATACATCATGATATCTCCAGGAGCTTCACCCCACATATCTATTACTTCTTGACGTTTATCTGGATTTAACTGATTAAACCAGGATAAATATTTTTCTTCAGAAACTAAAACTACCGGATAATTTTCAACTAATTTCTTTAATTCACCAGGAGCCCAAATACCAATGTTTAATCCTTGAGAACGAGTTAGATTAACTAATTCTTCAGTGTTTGGCAACTCTT includes:
- a CDS encoding cobaltochelatase subunit CobN, whose translation is MIVISGVSAENVENIDTSDIDEVSIGDIAGSSNIGSSDVQSIYSDNDDLADYKIETIDDQFISTDIGDLDDNFDIKSSSESINDDISFDDANLNVDSNSNEIPDLDTVSEENTYMNIHSLGDSLTDNNKPKVLFFLGGLGGTTATNAAFLDAINNRNDIESTIVTKDNCNHVDFKDYDLIFIDAIWPKTPDYLTTQERLQEAMDNGVIVVTRITYSIADWRDVGNVDMSEHPWIPSYWTNINKYMTSISIHNARNLLDYICTNFLGLNSINSGGQPLAPVVLPKEGIYYPTYSTYFENLSSYLEWYDYDAEKPTIALCFGQGDFNNLETDVIDSLIEKIEGNGMNVIPYFYNHEGQAQGEPDVERFLMVDSKSYVDLIIHYRAAGWNRVNTYEEIMEELEGLDVPVVKALTYNGNYEQWLNDSEGLDSEQFSYTLTNMEIQGIFNPIVIATKELKDDGIVKNTPIDRQVDWLINSCVSWINLRYTENSDKKVAIVYWSSPGKDKGATASHLDVYESLPVLLNYLKSIGYDLGDEELPNTEELVNLTRSQGLNIGIWAPGELKKLVENYPVVLVSEEKYLSWFNQLNPDKRQEVIDMWGEAPGDIMMYEMDGTKYLVLPIIQFGNIIISPEPSRGYSQDQEALYHSGDVPPTHQYLAYYFWLKNEFGANAIIDFGRHGTVAWLPGKSASGLDCENDWPSIVSQDIPVIYVFTVEGAESGLPKHRQNAIIISHSTPPMTISGLYGNLTLLSHKIDEYESTYDSAVKEEYKSSILNLFNELNLNDDLKLDLSQELMDFDSFVDKVHDYLEDIQSDFISNGLHVLGTAPTGEKLVYTIQSMLGYNFRDFMKENNLNDDEVYQILELMLFDDYDAKNSQISVLGKEIEGFEEYLNRTLIYKDYLNQCDNELYSIGKALNGGFVLTGPMGDPVINPDVYPTGKNIYSFDPRIMPTEEAWNIAVDLVDEMLANYLEKNGEYPDKIAFMLWATHSIQDKGVMEAEIMYLMGVEPIRDPASKYITGVQLIENMNRPRIDVLITTTALYLNEYMYTLGILDKAVRLASSTDDTSVENKVKANSDLIYQQLIDEGYSEEDARMLADSRIFSQKPGNHHNPLEDAIVNSNTWDTDEKLADSFINTFGYVFTSDGDSVSSSDLYDKNLEKSQIAMFRRYVNANTLLSGDDYSAYFGGLGLAIKQASGEYPLMLISNLENPNNRYIESLESSLAKDFRTTYDNPDWIRSMMDHGASGAGKFASFVENTFMWDVTTNTITDNQWNSIYNNYVKDQYDLGLDQWFKENNPYSAQAINARLMDAARKDYWNADDSVKQDLANRWAESIVQNGVSCCDCSCGNIALMNWAIQYVNPDLLSKLLPTLYNATYDPSFLINSSENPNSNSNSTSDSNKVVNSEDSSSVETNTTSTTTSSQESLNPGDSNQAVPTGVSSSLGVGTDVDAPSSDSSSEDSGAEDVGKASEVSVSENNSAASKDVNMPIALIVCVLVLLALFGIGYYRKKDDEDEY